The Panicum virgatum strain AP13 chromosome 3N, P.virgatum_v5, whole genome shotgun sequence genome includes the window GGCCAGGGAATGAACCTTTATTAGATGGGAAACGGTCGAAGTACATAGGGCAGCTTGAGCTTGATCCCCTCCACTGAGGAGATCTGTGCTCAATTCTTGCCCTATCCTTCTACACGAGCTGGCTTATATGATGCCAAGCCCAACTACCAAATCTAGAGACCCTAACAACTACAAACAGAATATCCCTTGGCCAACTAACTGAACTCCTTGCTGCctgcgcctgctgctctgcCGATGAAGTAGAGGCTTCGGTCTCTTTCTTCTTGCGACGCTGCCGGGCATACATCTAGCCAACATATGCGTCCATAACAATTTCTCAATTATGAatcaaatgatttttttttgcatttctaCTGAACCGTGACCtctgtgtcttttgggtttcatctctagcctaccccaactcgcttgggacaaaagactatattattgttgttgttgttgttgcagcACTTCTACTGAAACATTGGAATCAACTGATATAAAATATGGCATGTAGGTTGGAGATGCTGGCGGCAGTACAAAGGAGGTGCCTTTGAAGGCCAAAGTTCATTTCACACTTAAGGTTCCTCAGGACAACGTACAGAATTCTGTTGTAAGAAAAGATGGGATTTTTAGGTTCTACCCATGTAAGCATGTGCTCACAGATAAAAGAGAGAACCAACAGGGAACTGGAATGCATGTAAATTTGTTCTGTCCAGCTAATTTGTTACATGCTGATGCCATGAATAAATTATGTGATGTTTTTCCAGTCGCATTCGCATTGGTGGCCAACAGGAATATTTTCATAAGCTATTCACAGAAGAGAAGCATAATGCCTTGAAGATGAATTTTGATGGTTTATCAGGGTTCTACTGATACATTGCCTATAACCGCACTAGATTTCCTTTGGAGTTATCAAGACCGAACAAGAAATCTCCAAATAAGATAACAGCGATATATTTTGCACTGCTATACTTCGTTGCAGATGCTGCTTCTACATTTATCATCATAGGTCCTTGCCTCCACCAGAACTCAGTTTCCATTGGCATCTAAGGCTAGGCTGGTGTCCATTGAAGTTGGACAGGGTGGCTTGATCCCACCCAGCACATCTCTGTTGAGTGTTGGGGTCAAGTAGCATTCCCGCTTGGCTTTCTGGGCAGTCCTGGAGCTAACAATATGTCGACCCTGAGTGAGAAAGTTAAGACTCTTCAGAGGCTTTTCTGCTATCGAATTCATCAGATCCTGGTTACCTGCAGCTCCGACCTAAGCAAAAAACGGTTTGGCAACATGATTAGAGTAGACTAAAGATATTAAAAGTTATCAACAAGAGCAGTGCCACTTTTTTCTCTTAATGCCACTTTGACAAAATGAGTAGCATACAAAGCAGGAACTTCCCTGCCTCTAAGATGTGCCTATGAAGACTATCTTTCGTAAACACTGAATTAATGAAAAAAATAGCATCTTTTTGAGAAATATCCTGCCCCTTTTCCCAAAGAAAATATATTAGTCTTTTATTTcatctttgcaaaaaaaatttctcgaacgcgcaggagaactgcacatcattatacaacaacaacaacaacatagccttaactgcgcatcattatattaagaagaaaagtgATGGGGCTGTAGCCCCTGGTGTTACAGATATAAAGGGGCTGTAACCCCCCTAGGTACATCTTTGCAATTTTTGACCAAAGATTAGTCAAATTATGTGTGTTTCTTGTACAAAGATCAGAAAAGGTTCTCATTTCAGGGACTTCTAAGATGATGTTAATTCTGTAGCAATTGACAATTAATTGCAAGAGAAATTAAATGTCAAAAATCTACTTTTGAAGACTTCTCTACAAAAAATACACCCTACATTAATGGAAAGAGATGGTAATAGGATAAGTGGGTCATTTTGCATTtatcaaaggaaaaaaaatctatcCAAGGTCTCTCATTTTCTCTAGCAGCTGCTGGAAAACCAGATAGATACAACTGTCAAATTACGCAAACCATGCCCTAAGGTCACTATAGATAAAATGCATGCTTAGATTGCTGCTTTGCCTGAAGCCCACCCTCCTTGAAGGGTGAGCAACTGTGCTAGGTGTTTCAGTCCTAAATGGACTACTTAGCACTTGTGCCACCACATATATGCTGCTTGAATGCTCGTTTTTTTTCTCCATGTGGGCCATGTGGCATTCATGTTGCCCGCATAAGCTAGCAGCTGTTGCTGGTACTACTTGATACTCAGTACATAAACGTAAATGAAGTTTTCACGTGTCGAAGATATATTAGCGAGTCACATTGTACTAAACAATCTAGGGCATTAttttacttttatatctttgtgCAAATAGACAGTTTGATTAGCATTATTAACTGTTTTTTCTGTGCTTATTAATTTTTTGCATGTGTATTTTGAATATACCATTCACGTGTTGCTCTGGTCTGTTGGGGTAGGGGAGGAATAAAGTGTTACTGGAATGTGGGTGCCAGTTGATGGTAGGGTTATTAACATGGCTGAAAGATCACTAAAAAACGCCAATAATACCGGCCTTGTTATGTAATTCTACACTGGTTTCGATGTTTTGGGGATATGTGGGGAATAGGGTTGCACATGAGTGACTGCCAGAAGAAAACTAAACCATAGGACGAGTTTGAGGGACCAAAACAGATGCACTTTTATGAAAATAAATCTAAAACCTGAGTAGCAAATAATTTGATGTTCACACACTCACCTTCAGCAGCTTCAGACATACAGCAGCACCATACAGCCTATTAAGTATtgtcgcagcaaagacttcattACATTCAGAAATGATCTGACATCTTCAAACAAAATTGTCCTTGTTTCCTACAGTCAGGTGGACATCCTGAAAACTGGGGCATTATCATTGCTCAGAGGAAACTTATCATGGTAAAGTAATGTTGCACAGTGCTAACACCCTAATAATTAATTCTATTTACCTATGTCATCAAAATCCATTTCATGTTGGACAGTCCAATGCTGTTTTCCTCTAGCCAATTCAAAATAGAAATTACATGCCAATCATGACAGATGATAATGCTGGTAAATTGCATTTTCATCTCCAAAGATATGGTAAGAAAAATATCAGACTGGAGACCAAGAGGAAACAAGAAACTGGCCTAGTAGATTAGTCACCTGAAAAGCAAACATAAATGTATCATTCTTTGTGTAGATTTTGATGAAGAAAATTGATATATGTATATCAGAAAGGTCTATCATTCAGTTAGCCCTTGGACTAAAAAAGTAGGAGAAATATATAGTAAGTTTCAGTGGGACGTTCTTCTCATCTGAGCAGGTTCAAAACACAATGCAACTTCTATTTACATACTTTTCAACCAGTAAAAGATATCATTTTCAGCAATTAAGGAAAATCAGTACCATCTACTGAACTTGCACCAATAGCACAGAATAATATTGAGAAGAATTCTCCTGATGAATTTATAGTATAGTATTAAGTGTACCTTTGGTCCAGAATCTGGCATAGATTGATCATTCATTGCATCATCTATTGTGACATCCTCATTGATGTTAATGGCATCCCTTTGGGAACCCCGACCAGGATTTCTTTCATAAGCAATAATCTCTTGATATGCCTTCTGTAAGATATCTTTTGCTGCTTTGTAGACTGCCTCGGATCCAGATCCTTTCTCAGCACATCTGATGGCATCAACACATAGGACATTGTAACGGCTAGTAATGGACTGCGAAGGATCCTCATCATCATAATTATTGTTTTCTTCTAACAAAGCATCATCATCTCTGGCTTTCCTTGTCCATCTTCTCAAAAAGTAATCAGGAGGAAGTGTACGCGGATCAACTATTATGTATACTCCAAGAATATGACGGCACAAAATACCTGAGAATTCAAAATATTTGCAACTACATTTTGCCATCTTATTTGAAGCATTATAAGTCACATAGAATGTTTCAGTTGGATCTTCATCTTTCCTGATGCTGTATTTGCTTATACAACCATCACTAGTTTTCTGAATAATAAAACCCAGAGACTCTGTGAACTCCTCCTGAAATTTACTGAAGATTGCTTTGGTATAGGTGCTTGCTGCCTGTTTTTCTATTAAGGATGCAGTTTTTGTAGTTGCCTTGTTTAAGTAGGTGTCCATATCAGCTTTTGCTTCATCCTCGTATTGGCTTGCCATGCTCAAATTGAACTGATTAAGAAAAACTTCCAGTGTTGTTTTTGTATTAAAATATTTCTTATAGAAATCATTCATGGTTTCCAATTTCCATGTGGGTGCAATTTCTGCAAAGAATGTATCCATCAAGTACAAAGGAATCCACTTTTGGCGGATGCTGTATATTGCTTGAAGCCATGAATTCTTTCTCAAGTCATATTTATCAATGATTGACGTCCATTTTGTTTCAAATGTGGGAATAGTTTCAGACTCAAGAACACAGCTTTCAAGCTCATCTCTTAGGGTTGGATGCTCTGTGTATGCATGGGTCAGCTTTTGTTTGGTCCTACTCAAAATATTCCACTTACAGAAACGGTGACAGGAATTCGGAAAAACCTTCACAATTGCAGCCTTCATGGCCCTGTTTTGGTCAGTGACTAGTGAGCATGGCGCCTTCCCTCCCATTGCTGATAGCCATGTTTCAAATAGCCAAACAAACGAGAACTCAGTCTCTTCCATAAGAAATGCACATCCAAAAATAACAGGCTGCAGATGATGGTTGACTCCTGAGAAAGTAACAAAGGGCATCATGTACTTGTTCTTTTTGTACGACGTGTCGAATGTAACAGCATCACCAAAATGCCGATAAGCTGCTTTGGCCCTAGCATCAGCCCAGAAAACATTCACCACACAGCCATTCTTGTCAACCTGTATGGCATGGGAGAAAGCAGGGTCATTGGCTTGTGCCTTCTTGAGATAATCAATAAGGCCTTGAGCATCTCCTCCTTCCCCAAGAACATTCTGCCTAAGAAATGCCATCTCATCAGGTCCCAACATGGTGACCTTATCAGATCCACCTAGCAAACCTCTAGCACGAAGATACCCAACCTTGGTACTGCAAGTGCCCAGGTCATGATTGTGTGCCTTCTCAAGCTTGGAGACAACCCAATGGTCTGACTCCCTGACCACCTCCATCATAGCATTGCAACCTTCCCGCATTGACATCCTCTCACGCTTCCTTGTAGCCTCATCTGGTGAGGTCTGTTTCTTCTTGTACACCCCTTCCCTGGAGCAAACAAACCTCTTCATGACGACTACCTCCTCTGTGCCCTTGGAGCGCCGAGACCTGCCAACACGGAAGGGGAAACCAAGCCGCCTGGCATACTCATTGTAGAACGCCTTTGCTGCCTCGTCAGACTCGAATGTCATACCGAGCACAGGCTCCTTGGGGTCCTCAGCAGAAGCAAAATCTCTCATGGCATCCGGCTCCGTTCCGCCTCCAACCGCCCCTTCCACAACAGGAGCACCGAGAATGAGAGCATCGCTCGGGCCAGCCCGAGCGTTGGTGTCCAGAGACATGAGGCA containing:
- the LOC120666692 gene encoding protein FAR1-RELATED SEQUENCE 5-like isoform X2, yielding MEGERAEGDELIDDYVDCLMSLDTNARAGPSDALILGAPVVEGAVGGGTEPDAMRDFASAEDPKEPVLGMTFESDEAAKAFYNEYARRLGFPFRVGRSRRSKGTEEVVVMKRFVCSREGVYKKKQTSPDEATRKRERMSMREGCNAMMEVVRESDHWVVSKLEKAHNHDLGTCSTKVGYLRARGLLGGSDKVTMLGPDEMAFLRQNVLGEGGDAQGLIDYLKKAQANDPAFSHAIQVDKNGCVVNVFWADARAKAAYRHFGDAVTFDTSYKKNKYMMPFVTFSGVNHHLQPVIFGCAFLMEETEFSFVWLFETWLSAMGGKAPCSLVTDQNRAMKAAIVKVFPNSCHRFCKWNILSRTKQKLTHAYTEHPTLRDELESCVLESETIPTFETKWTSIIDKYDLRKNSWLQAIYSIRQKWIPLYLMDTFFAEIAPTWKLETMNDFYKKYFNTKTTLEVFLNQFNLSMASQYEDEAKADMDTYLNKATTKTASLIEKQAASTYTKAIFSKFQEEFTESLGFIIQKTSDGCISKYSIRKDEDPTETFYVTYNASNKMAKCSCKYFEFSGILCRHILGVYIIVDPRTLPPDYFLRRWTRKARDDDALLEENNNYDDEDPSQSITSRYNVLCVDAIRCAEKGSGSEAVYKAAKDILQKAYQEIIAYERNPGRGSQRDAININEDVTIDDAMNDQSMPDSGPKVTNLLGQFLVSSWSPV
- the LOC120666692 gene encoding protein FAR1-RELATED SEQUENCE 5-like isoform X1 yields the protein MEGERAEGDELIDDYVDCLMSLDTNARAGPSDALILGAPVVEGAVGGGTEPDAMRDFASAEDPKEPVLGMTFESDEAAKAFYNEYARRLGFPFRVGRSRRSKGTEEVVVMKRFVCSREGVYKKKQTSPDEATRKRERMSMREGCNAMMEVVRESDHWVVSKLEKAHNHDLGTCSTKVGYLRARGLLGGSDKVTMLGPDEMAFLRQNVLGEGGDAQGLIDYLKKAQANDPAFSHAIQVDKNGCVVNVFWADARAKAAYRHFGDAVTFDTSYKKNKYMMPFVTFSGVNHHLQPVIFGCAFLMEETEFSFVWLFETWLSAMGGKAPCSLVTDQNRAMKAAIVKVFPNSCHRFCKWNILSRTKQKLTHAYTEHPTLRDELESCVLESETIPTFETKWTSIIDKYDLRKNSWLQAIYSIRQKWIPLYLMDTFFAEIAPTWKLETMNDFYKKYFNTKTTLEVFLNQFNLSMASQYEDEAKADMDTYLNKATTKTASLIEKQAASTYTKAIFSKFQEEFTESLGFIIQKTSDGCISKYSIRKDEDPTETFYVTYNASNKMAKCSCKYFEFSGILCRHILGVYIIVDPRTLPPDYFLRRWTRKARDDDALLEENNNYDDEDPSQSITSRYNVLCVDAIRCAEKGSGSEAVYKAAKDILQKAYQEIIAYERNPGRGSQRDAININEDVTIDDAMNDQSMPDSGPKFSGCPPDCRKQGQFCLKMSDHF